From Populus trichocarpa isolate Nisqually-1 chromosome 19, P.trichocarpa_v4.1, whole genome shotgun sequence, a single genomic window includes:
- the LOC7475810 gene encoding tetratricopeptide repeat domain-containing protein PYG7, chloroplastic isoform X5, producing MKRVMVWASVLSFGQISLLTSAQVAHARESIKPEAIYEVGELFELGIQLSYLLLLLALLGVGTFFVIRQVLTRRELDLSAKELQEQVRSGDATATGLFELGAVMLRRKFYPAATKYLLQAIEKWDGDDQDLAQVYNALGVSYVLDGKLDKGSKQFEAAVKLQPGYVTAWNNLGDAYEKKKDLKSALKAFEEVLLFDPNNKVARPRRDALKDKVQMYRGVPIKSKDR from the exons ATGAAAAGAGTGATGGTTTGGGCATCTGTGCTCTCATTTGGACAAATCTCATTGTTAACTTCGGCTCAAGTGGCACATGCAAGAGAAAGTATCAAACCAGAAGCAATTTATGAGGTTGGGGAGTTATTTGAATTGGGAATCCAGCTCTCTTATCTGCTTTTACTACTAGCTTTGCTTGGGGTTGGAACTTTCTTTGTTATTCGTCAAGTCCTAACGCGTAGAGAGCTCGACCTTTCTGCTAAAGAATTGCAG GAGCAAGTAAGAAGTGGTGATGCCACTGCTACTGGGCTTTTTGAACTCGGTGCAGTAATGCTGAGGAGAAAATTTTACCCGGCTGCTACTAAATATTTACTTCAGGCAATTGAGAAATGGGATGGTGATGATCAAGATCTTGCCCAG GTTTACAATGCCCTTGGCGTTAGCTATGTTCTTGACGGGAAGCTTGACAAGGGAAGCAAACAGTTTGAAGCTGCCGTGAAGCTTCAACCAGGTTATGTCACAGCCTGGAACAACCTCGGTGATGCctatgaaaagaagaaagaccTGAAGTCAGCTCTCAAGGCATTCGAAGAAGTTCTACTCTTTGATCCTAACAACAAGGTGGCAAGACCCAGAAGAGATGCCTTGAAGGATAAGGTACAAATGTACAGAGGAGTTCCCATCAAGTCTAAGGATAGATGA
- the LOC7475810 gene encoding tetratricopeptide repeat domain-containing protein PYG7, chloroplastic isoform X4, with amino-acid sequence MGSYSLTKSSSNLWNIEDNVCMKRVMVWASVLSFGQISLLTSAQVAHARESIKPEAIYEVGELFELGIQLSYLLLLLALLGVGTFFVIRQVLTRRELDLSAKELQEQVRSGDATATGLFELGAVMLRRKFYPAATKYLLQAIEKWDGDDQDLAQVYNALGVSYVLDGKLDKGSKQFEAAVKLQPGYVTAWNNLGDAYEKKKDLKSALKAFEEVLLFDPNNKVARPRRDALKDKVQMYRGVPIKSKDR; translated from the exons AATCCTCGAGCAATCTTTGGAATATTGAGGATAATGTGTGCATGAAAAGAGTGATGGTTTGGGCATCTGTGCTCTCATTTGGACAAATCTCATTGTTAACTTCGGCTCAAGTGGCACATGCAAGAGAAAGTATCAAACCAGAAGCAATTTATGAGGTTGGGGAGTTATTTGAATTGGGAATCCAGCTCTCTTATCTGCTTTTACTACTAGCTTTGCTTGGGGTTGGAACTTTCTTTGTTATTCGTCAAGTCCTAACGCGTAGAGAGCTCGACCTTTCTGCTAAAGAATTGCAG GAGCAAGTAAGAAGTGGTGATGCCACTGCTACTGGGCTTTTTGAACTCGGTGCAGTAATGCTGAGGAGAAAATTTTACCCGGCTGCTACTAAATATTTACTTCAGGCAATTGAGAAATGGGATGGTGATGATCAAGATCTTGCCCAG GTTTACAATGCCCTTGGCGTTAGCTATGTTCTTGACGGGAAGCTTGACAAGGGAAGCAAACAGTTTGAAGCTGCCGTGAAGCTTCAACCAGGTTATGTCACAGCCTGGAACAACCTCGGTGATGCctatgaaaagaagaaagaccTGAAGTCAGCTCTCAAGGCATTCGAAGAAGTTCTACTCTTTGATCCTAACAACAAGGTGGCAAGACCCAGAAGAGATGCCTTGAAGGATAAGGTACAAATGTACAGAGGAGTTCCCATCAAGTCTAAGGATAGATGA
- the LOC7475810 gene encoding tetratricopeptide repeat domain-containing protein PYG7, chloroplastic isoform X3 — protein sequence MGSYSLTSTEKSSSNLWNIEDNVCMKRVMVWASVLSFGQISLLTSAQVAHARESIKPEAIYEVGELFELGIQLSYLLLLLALLGVGTFFVIRQVLTRRELDLSAKELQEQVRSGDATATGLFELGAVMLRRKFYPAATKYLLQAIEKWDGDDQDLAQVYNALGVSYVLDGKLDKGSKQFEAAVKLQPGYVTAWNNLGDAYEKKKDLKSALKAFEEVLLFDPNNKVARPRRDALKDKVQMYRGVPIKSKDR from the exons AATCCTCGAGCAATCTTTGGAATATTGAGGATAATGTGTGCATGAAAAGAGTGATGGTTTGGGCATCTGTGCTCTCATTTGGACAAATCTCATTGTTAACTTCGGCTCAAGTGGCACATGCAAGAGAAAGTATCAAACCAGAAGCAATTTATGAGGTTGGGGAGTTATTTGAATTGGGAATCCAGCTCTCTTATCTGCTTTTACTACTAGCTTTGCTTGGGGTTGGAACTTTCTTTGTTATTCGTCAAGTCCTAACGCGTAGAGAGCTCGACCTTTCTGCTAAAGAATTGCAG GAGCAAGTAAGAAGTGGTGATGCCACTGCTACTGGGCTTTTTGAACTCGGTGCAGTAATGCTGAGGAGAAAATTTTACCCGGCTGCTACTAAATATTTACTTCAGGCAATTGAGAAATGGGATGGTGATGATCAAGATCTTGCCCAG GTTTACAATGCCCTTGGCGTTAGCTATGTTCTTGACGGGAAGCTTGACAAGGGAAGCAAACAGTTTGAAGCTGCCGTGAAGCTTCAACCAGGTTATGTCACAGCCTGGAACAACCTCGGTGATGCctatgaaaagaagaaagaccTGAAGTCAGCTCTCAAGGCATTCGAAGAAGTTCTACTCTTTGATCCTAACAACAAGGTGGCAAGACCCAGAAGAGATGCCTTGAAGGATAAGGTACAAATGTACAGAGGAGTTCCCATCAAGTCTAAGGATAGATGA